Proteins encoded by one window of Rhodobacteraceae bacterium IMCC1335:
- a CDS encoding ABC transporter permease subunit, translating into MTSLSWTEIFLGMFIQLGPVWISLVVLFVISMRYKRSLGLYGKLFDSVIGMIGFAIVMFWVFTGFFSGAMDLIITQDPLAQFSGMKNKVPGTALRGAEDDSYKHFLLGGDHLARDVFSRVIAGSTIVIVIAPLATLFAFMVGITLGIPAGYYAGRLDTSISFVANLILAFPVILLFYLLVTPEIRLTGLPQYMAIILFVFPLIFYSVLIYSRYHTVPAKRNALLGVGLAILGLLYVSLINETGSKIEFFNAIDLFDVDAGLLTVFVSVVFVNSPTVFRIIRGLTMDIKTRDYVAAAQTRGEGAWYIMLWEILPNARGPLIVDFCLRIGYTTILLGTLGFFGLGLSPEDPNWGATINDGRKLLSIYPHAALVPSFALLSLVLGLNLLADGLREESLKD; encoded by the coding sequence ATGACTTCTTTATCGTGGACGGAAATATTTTTGGGCATGTTCATCCAGCTTGGGCCGGTCTGGATTTCTCTTGTGGTGCTTTTTGTTATCTCTATGCGATATAAAAGATCGCTGGGCCTATATGGAAAGCTTTTTGACTCGGTTATTGGAATGATCGGGTTTGCGATTGTAATGTTCTGGGTGTTTACAGGATTTTTCTCCGGTGCAATGGATCTGATAATTACGCAAGACCCATTGGCGCAATTTTCAGGTATGAAGAATAAAGTTCCCGGCACTGCCCTAAGGGGCGCCGAAGATGACAGTTACAAGCATTTTTTATTGGGAGGCGACCATTTAGCCCGAGACGTTTTCAGCCGCGTGATCGCCGGTTCTACGATCGTTATTGTGATTGCACCTTTGGCCACGTTATTTGCCTTTATGGTTGGAATCACACTGGGCATTCCTGCCGGCTATTATGCGGGGCGGCTCGACACATCGATCTCTTTTGTCGCAAATTTGATTTTGGCGTTTCCAGTCATATTGCTGTTTTATCTCTTGGTCACTCCGGAAATCAGACTGACCGGTTTGCCGCAATATATGGCGATTATTTTGTTTGTGTTCCCATTAATTTTTTACTCTGTATTGATCTATTCGCGTTATCACACAGTTCCCGCGAAGCGGAATGCTTTGCTGGGCGTGGGACTGGCCATATTAGGGCTATTATATGTTTCGTTGATCAATGAAACGGGCAGTAAAATTGAGTTCTTTAACGCGATAGATCTGTTTGACGTGGATGCGGGATTGCTGACCGTTTTTGTGTCGGTGGTTTTTGTAAACTCACCAACCGTTTTTCGGATTATCCGAGGCTTAACCATGGATATCAAAACCCGAGATTACGTTGCTGCGGCGCAGACGCGGGGTGAAGGTGCGTGGTATATCATGCTTTGGGAAATACTTCCAAATGCGCGCGGGCCGCTGATCGTAGATTTTTGCCTTCGCATTGGATACACCACTATTTTACTTGGAACGCTTGGCTTTTTCGGTCTTGGTTTGTCGCCTGAGGATCCCAACTGGGGGGCAACAATCAATGATGGTCGAAAATTGCTTTCCATTTATCCCCATGCGGCTTTGGTTCCGTCCTTTGCCTTGCTGAGCCTTGTGTTAGGCTTGAATTTGCTGGCCGATGGTCTGCGCGAGGAAAGCCTGAAGGATTAG
- a CDS encoding ABC transporter permease subunit yields MGMFILRRLVIMIFTALCLTFVVFFLTNLYPNLEKLAKTQGNFRMSDEAVQTYLLNRGYLLPVHVKYGQWLGFLPGYVIEGTDGEVRGRCINSEISLSDAPKYCGILQGDWGYSTRFKDDVSGIIGTRLALTGTLMFWVMALMVPSALILGILAGMREGSRTDRSLSTVAILTTATPEYVSGVILISIFASSAVGLKWFKGTATSAMENPNLENFLLPVLTIAIYGMGYIARMTRASMTEVMTAQYIRTARLKGVSFPNVVLKHALRNALIAPFTVIMLQFPWLLNGVVIVETLFNYKGFGWVLVQAAGNNDIELLLGVSVVSVVVVLVTQLISDIGYVYLNPRISVT; encoded by the coding sequence ATGGGGATGTTTATTTTACGGCGTCTTGTGATTATGATTTTCACTGCTTTATGTCTTACATTCGTCGTCTTTTTCCTGACAAATCTCTATCCAAACCTGGAAAAATTAGCCAAAACTCAGGGCAACTTTCGAATGAGCGATGAGGCCGTTCAAACTTATTTGCTCAATCGTGGGTACTTGTTACCCGTGCATGTAAAATATGGTCAGTGGCTAGGTTTCTTGCCGGGTTATGTGATCGAAGGCACGGATGGAGAAGTGCGCGGTAGATGCATCAACTCTGAAATTTCCTTAAGTGATGCCCCTAAATATTGTGGGATTTTACAAGGCGATTGGGGATATTCAACGCGCTTTAAAGATGACGTTTCGGGGATCATTGGCACTCGGCTTGCGTTGACCGGTACGTTAATGTTCTGGGTTATGGCGCTTATGGTGCCCAGTGCGCTTATTCTGGGTATTCTGGCCGGCATGCGCGAAGGCAGCCGAACCGATCGATCGCTGTCAACGGTTGCGATTTTGACCACAGCGACCCCTGAATATGTCTCAGGCGTGATCCTAATATCTATTTTTGCATCCAGCGCCGTAGGGCTGAAATGGTTCAAAGGAACCGCAACCTCGGCGATGGAAAACCCTAATCTTGAGAATTTTTTATTACCGGTTTTAACGATTGCGATCTACGGAATGGGCTACATTGCGCGGATGACAAGGGCCTCAATGACCGAAGTGATGACCGCCCAATATATCCGAACCGCACGTTTAAAAGGCGTTTCATTCCCGAATGTTGTTTTGAAACACGCGTTGAGAAACGCTTTAATTGCGCCGTTCACGGTAATCATGCTTCAATTTCCTTGGCTGCTAAACGGCGTTGTAATTGTTGAAACACTTTTTAATTACAAGGGCTTTGGATGGGTTTTGGTGCAGGCTGCCGGAAATAATGATATTGAGCTTCTTTTAGGGGTATCGGTGGTCTCTGTCGTGGTGGTTCTTGTCACGCAGCTCATATCTGACATCGGTTACGTTTATTTGAATCCACGCATAAGCGTCACGTGA
- a CDS encoding diguanylate cyclase, with protein sequence MTKINNNHGKVHPAAKMYANEFKEGQLSRREFLSRTTALGLTATAAYTLGGLTQPAHAGGHLQQGGTMRMSMQIIALKDPRVFDWTQLAHFTAGFLEYLVEYNSDGSITPNLLEGWSASEDAKKYILNVRKGVKWNNGDDFTAEDVARNIEGWCDKSVEGNSMAGRMASLIDPDTGKAAAGAIKVVDSHTVELTCVASDITVIAGMADYPAAVVHSTFSVDTMATNPVGTGPFMPESYEVGVKAAVVKNEAHDWWGYSVGRTVPLDRIEFIDYGTDPSAFVAAAEADEVDVFYETVGEYVDVMESIGWENSSIATGSTIVIRPNQVAEDANGNKPYADKRVRQAIAMAVDNALCLELGYAGKGAPANNSHAGPMHPEHDPSVERLPYDPEKAMALMKEAGMEEYEHEIVSIDDDWRKNTTDSVAAQLRDAGFKVKRTILPGSTFWNDWTKYAFSSTNWNHRPFATQVWGLAYRSGEAWNEFGWSNAEFDSLLAQANAIADADERRKIAGKCQALIAEEGVTIQPYWRNLYRSHRPELQCDMHIAYHPHVYKWGFKV encoded by the coding sequence ATGACAAAAATAAATAATAATCACGGAAAAGTGCATCCCGCCGCGAAAATGTATGCGAACGAGTTTAAGGAAGGTCAGCTCAGCCGTCGTGAATTCTTATCCAGAACAACCGCCTTGGGGCTTACAGCAACTGCTGCCTATACGTTGGGGGGTTTAACTCAGCCCGCTCACGCTGGTGGCCATTTGCAACAGGGCGGAACAATGCGCATGTCGATGCAGATAATTGCATTAAAGGACCCGCGGGTTTTTGACTGGACACAGCTGGCGCATTTCACTGCTGGGTTTTTAGAATATTTGGTTGAATATAATAGCGACGGATCTATCACGCCAAATCTTTTGGAAGGTTGGAGTGCAAGTGAAGATGCAAAGAAATATATTTTAAACGTTCGTAAAGGCGTGAAATGGAATAATGGCGACGATTTTACTGCTGAAGATGTTGCGCGCAATATTGAGGGTTGGTGTGATAAATCAGTCGAAGGCAACTCAATGGCTGGCCGTATGGCATCCCTTATCGATCCTGACACTGGGAAAGCCGCTGCAGGCGCAATCAAAGTGGTTGATAGCCACACGGTTGAACTGACATGCGTTGCTTCTGATATCACTGTTATTGCAGGAATGGCTGATTATCCCGCAGCCGTTGTGCATTCAACGTTTTCTGTTGATACAATGGCAACAAATCCTGTGGGTACTGGCCCATTCATGCCAGAGAGCTACGAAGTAGGCGTTAAGGCCGCGGTGGTTAAAAACGAAGCACACGATTGGTGGGGCTATTCAGTTGGAAGAACCGTGCCGCTGGATCGCATTGAATTTATCGACTACGGAACCGACCCTTCGGCATTTGTAGCAGCTGCCGAAGCCGATGAAGTTGATGTGTTTTATGAAACCGTTGGAGAATATGTTGATGTGATGGAAAGCATCGGGTGGGAAAACTCATCGATCGCTACGGGTTCAACGATTGTGATCCGGCCAAATCAGGTGGCAGAAGATGCAAATGGGAATAAACCTTATGCTGACAAACGCGTCAGACAGGCGATTGCTATGGCTGTTGATAATGCATTGTGCTTAGAATTGGGCTATGCAGGAAAAGGGGCGCCGGCGAACAATTCCCACGCGGGGCCGATGCACCCTGAGCATGACCCAAGCGTCGAGAGACTGCCATATGATCCAGAGAAAGCCATGGCCTTGATGAAAGAAGCCGGCATGGAAGAGTATGAACATGAAATCGTATCGATTGACGATGATTGGCGAAAAAATACAACCGACTCGGTTGCGGCGCAGCTTAGGGATGCCGGCTTTAAGGTGAAAAGAACAATTCTGCCAGGTTCTACATTCTGGAATGATTGGACAAAATACGCCTTCAGCTCAACAAACTGGAACCATCGCCCCTTCGCAACCCAAGTGTGGGGTCTTGCATATAGATCTGGAGAGGCGTGGAACGAGTTTGGTTGGAGCAATGCTGAATTTGACTCATTGCTGGCACAGGCCAATGCGATCGCAGATGCAGATGAAAGACGCAAAATTGCTGGCAAGTGCCAAGCATTGATTGCTGAAGAAGGGGTTACGATTCAGCCATATTGGCGTAACCTTTACAGAAGCCACAGGCCAGAACTTCAATGCGATATGCATATCGCGTACCATCCGCATGTTTATAAATGGGGTTTCAAAGTTTAA
- a CDS encoding LysE family transporter: MELHHLLAFNLALLAAIASPGPALLVAIKTTLSSGRRSGIQISVGLGLIAAMWTAVALIGLDVIFRTFPWLYKMMTVIGATYLTYIAFRTWRGAGDPILDNSNVSTNAFWNGVFLNLSNPKSVLFAAAVLIAIFPGGMSLSAKSLVIVNHFFVEVIFYVLLASVMGGVSIRAKYLSRKLYLDRFAAAVLFALAVRIFLTIF, encoded by the coding sequence TTGGAATTACATCATCTACTGGCGTTCAACCTCGCACTACTTGCTGCAATCGCCAGCCCTGGCCCGGCCTTGCTTGTTGCAATCAAGACGACACTAAGCTCAGGAAGGCGGTCAGGCATTCAAATCAGTGTCGGCCTTGGGCTCATCGCCGCGATGTGGACTGCTGTCGCCCTGATTGGTCTGGATGTTATTTTCCGAACCTTCCCATGGCTCTACAAAATGATGACCGTCATCGGTGCAACCTATCTTACCTATATTGCCTTCCGGACTTGGCGTGGCGCAGGCGACCCCATCTTAGACAACTCTAACGTATCAACAAACGCGTTTTGGAATGGCGTTTTTCTAAACCTCTCCAACCCCAAATCAGTGTTGTTCGCTGCTGCTGTCTTAATCGCAATTTTTCCTGGCGGGATGTCACTTTCTGCCAAATCACTGGTAATCGTGAACCACTTTTTTGTTGAAGTCATATTTTACGTCTTGCTGGCGTCAGTCATGGGAGGCGTATCGATCAGAGCCAAATATCTGTCCCGAAAACTTTATCTCGACCGTTTCGCCGCAGCGGTTCTATTTGCACTTGCCGTAAGGATTTTTCTGACGATCTTCTGA